TGTTTTATAGGGTTCAGACGATGCCATTGGATGTCTTTAACGTTCCAACCCTAATAGTAATCTCTCTCGTTCGAACCAAACAGAGAACCAAGTCATCTTCCTACAAGCCAGTTTACTGTAGCAACTAGCAATGGCAAAAGGTGATGATGCTGTGAGAAGGAAGAAGAACAAAGCCATATGCAAAAAGCTCAGAAGAAAGAATGACTCTTCCACTGTCTCTGCCAAGGCAGCTGCTGCTATTGCCGCCAAGAAGCGCCGCAAGGCCGGTAAACGCCGCATGTGCCAGGTACCTAAAACAAATCCCTTAAAAACTCTCTACCTTTTCTTCTCTTATTTTCCCTTTGTTACTTTCATTTTCTTGTAAGGTTTtactttattcatttatttttcatttctttAGTTCCGCTGTCAAGTTGAATCCATAGTTTTATGACTTTGTCGTTTCATCCTGTATACTTCACTCTCGCATTACCATCATTCTGGAAGTACTTGATCGCATTTTaggcttttatttttattatttatttattggttTCTATGGTGAATTTAGAACAAATAAGAAGTTACCTTAGACAGGGCATTTCGATGTTTTAGAGAATTTAATATAGAGCCATAGAATTGAATTGTATACATAGAATGATAGAAATGCGTGCTAGCATGATAACAAAAATCAGTCAATGCAATTGTAGTGGAAATGGAGTTTGATTCTTATTAACTCTCATTCTAAAGGAAAACTTTAATTAGTAGATGATATAACTATTGTTTCTGGTTGAAATCAATTAATTTGTAGCAGTTGCATGCTCTTTGTTCTTTGTTGAAGACACACCCAGAAAGCATTGGTGCTCTTATTGCAATATATATATGTTATTAACAAATTCTGACAaagccttatgttttattgaaaattcttttccttttttttttacagtCAAACACTAAATCTTCAGTGTGATTCTTCACATCTATCCTATTTTCAACTTGCATAAACCTTCACCCACCTCTTTTTTGGCGAATTTTCACATGTCCCATGATGTGTCTTTCTCCTAGAATGAAGTAAACTTAACCTTGTGATATGACCATATTAAAATCATAGCTACTGTGAATTCTTGTGTAAAAGACTTGTGGAAATGACTTTTGTTCCTTGGTATTTCAGGGAATGTGCTTTAGTCTGCCTTCTCCTGATGATCCATTCAATGATCATCATGGGAAAgagaaatttaaaagaaaagctcCTGGAAAGAAAAAACTCACCACAAAAGAAAAGGTTCCCCATAGAGAGGAGAGTGCAACTAAAAGGGAAAACACATTTGGTGGGAATATTTCTAAGAAATCAATTTGTTTGCAAGTGGAAAATCAGCCTGTCATTGAGGTGACCGACATGGCTGACCGTTGTGGTGGTGTGCAACAACGAAAATGTGAATTGTCAGAGTTGCCTTCTAAGTTTGTCTTTTTGTGTCTAAGTTCAATTGAAAATGCATTGCACCATGGTGATGCCTATTCTGATGGAGAGGATAACATTTTGTCTGTTGACACATGGGGATTAGAGTTTCTAAAGTGTTATTCTACAGGGAAAGATCTGATAGAAACCAGTGGAATCTCTGCCACTACTGAGCAAGTTGCATGGATTGTTTCTGGTGTAGCTGATACATTTGTGAGAAAAGAGAAGCAAGGCTTATCTTTTGCCAGTCCTTTCCTTTTATTCCTTGTACCTTCCCAAGAAAAAGCTTTACAGGTCAGATAAACTTCCTTGCTCATGCTTACAATTTCAATGTTGGTCCCCTTTTCATCCAGTAAAAGGTTAGTAAATTAATTCATGCTCCCACCAACTTCTTGTCCCTCACATATTTTCAAAAGGGAGATTGAGTTATGGAACTTTTCAGGCTATCTTTAAATGATATTTTTTGAAATACTGGAAGTTTGAATTGTGTTCAGATATTTTAAAATGGCTTAATTTTAACTATATTTGAGATTGTGTGTAAACATTATGATAGAAAGGATTTGGTCACTGAATTTCATTAAACACTTAAAACTTTATTCTCCTCA
The DNA window shown above is from Arachis ipaensis cultivar K30076 chromosome B08, Araip1.1, whole genome shotgun sequence and carries:
- the LOC107612817 gene encoding uncharacterized protein LOC107612817 isoform X2, giving the protein MAKGDDAVRRKKNKAICKKLRRKNDSSTVSAKAAAAIAAKKRRKAGKRRMCQGMCFSLPSPDDPFNDHHGKEKFKRKAPGKKKLTTKEKVPHREESATKRENTFGGNISKKSICLQVENQPVIEVTDMADRCGGVQQRKCELSELPSKFVFLCLSSIENALHHGDAYSDGEDNILSVDTWGLEFLKCYSTGKDLIETSGISATTEQVAWIVSGVADTFVRKEKQGLSFASPFLLFLVPSQEKALQVRTVCKPLKSLGIHTVSIHSGATLDHQIQGLKSCEPEFLVSTPERLMELLSLKAIDISDVSILSTEALDQFRSSCSHNSNMLYILRKDIKCNKLVKTLKGRGCCISLDSNTASSNDRVDSNSRSGPVVSAIDLEHLSTAEIGRYDVVVLPSFVPSIDTYIHILTKMARESVNGVLHSFLTAEDGELAGQLIGILEQCEQEVPETLQDLHHKSEMKE